A window of the Desulfovibrio sp. UIB00 genome harbors these coding sequences:
- a CDS encoding glycine betaine ABC transporter substrate-binding protein → MTRRLFIMVLAIMVLWAWPAQAAAGSKQNKTLKIVYVEWDCATASSNLAKAVLEDKLGYKVELLPVTQPILWTSIATGDADAMVTAWLPDTHAAMYGKVKNQVEMLGKLVGGARLGLAVPDYVPLKSIDELDANADKFKGRIVGIDPGSGLMQLTEKALKDYDIKQLQLVEGSGTIMTSSLAEAIRKQEWIVVTAWSPHWMFGRWQMHYLDDPLGSLGKEEGIFKVGRKGLKKDHPDAWAFLTNFRYEDPSQLQRLMNWNQEKGADPLENARRFMKENPQMVEAWLKK, encoded by the coding sequence ATGACACGCAGACTTTTTATAATGGTGCTTGCCATCATGGTTTTGTGGGCGTGGCCTGCTCAGGCCGCTGCTGGCAGCAAGCAGAACAAAACCCTTAAAATTGTCTATGTCGAGTGGGATTGCGCCACTGCCTCCAGCAATCTTGCCAAGGCCGTGCTGGAAGACAAGCTCGGTTACAAGGTGGAATTGCTGCCCGTTACACAGCCAATATTATGGACGAGTATTGCTACCGGCGATGCCGACGCCATGGTGACGGCATGGCTGCCCGATACCCACGCCGCCATGTACGGCAAGGTGAAAAATCAGGTGGAAATGCTGGGCAAGCTTGTGGGCGGCGCGCGTCTGGGGTTGGCCGTGCCGGACTATGTGCCGCTCAAGTCCATTGATGAACTGGACGCCAATGCGGACAAGTTCAAGGGGCGCATTGTGGGCATTGATCCGGGTTCCGGTCTGATGCAGCTTACGGAAAAAGCTCTGAAAGATTATGATATAAAGCAGTTGCAGCTTGTGGAGGGCAGTGGAACCATCATGACCTCCAGTCTGGCCGAGGCCATCCGCAAGCAGGAGTGGATTGTGGTGACGGCATGGTCGCCCCACTGGATGTTTGGCCGCTGGCAGATGCATTATCTGGATGATCCGCTGGGCAGCCTGGGCAAGGAAGAAGGCATCTTCAAGGTTGGCCGCAAAGGGCTGAAAAAGGATCATCCTGATGCCTGGGCCTTTTTGACCAACTTCCGGTACGAAGATCCAAGCCAGCTCCAGAGGCTCATGAACTGGAATCAGGAAAAGGGCGCAGATCCTCTGGAAAACGCCCGCCGCTTCATGAAGGAAAATCCCCAGATGGTAGAAGCCTGGCTTAAAAAATAG
- a CDS encoding proline/glycine betaine ABC transporter permease — MLPRIPLAESIDASVDFLVETCSDFTRAGSAVMGKLLDGFENLLMLPQPWLFIILLGLVCWWATRSLKLPAFSMLGFALLWNLGLWEPTMSTLALVLSATLLSVLLGVPCGILAAVSGWGRQIIMPVLDVMQTMPAFVYLIPAIPFFGIGKVSAVVATVVFSVPPAIRLTCLGIRQIPADLVECAEAFGLTRVQRLRKLELPLAMPTIVAGVNQTIMLALSMAVIAAMIGARGLGGEVWKAIQRLQIGNGFEAGLGIVIVAITLDRLFRALAQKCAGQN, encoded by the coding sequence ATGCTGCCTAGAATCCCCCTGGCCGAGAGCATTGACGCCTCCGTAGACTTTCTGGTGGAAACCTGCTCGGATTTTACTCGCGCCGGTTCTGCTGTAATGGGTAAGCTGCTGGACGGGTTTGAAAACCTGCTCATGCTGCCTCAGCCCTGGCTGTTCATCATCCTGCTGGGTCTTGTGTGCTGGTGGGCCACGCGCAGTCTGAAACTGCCCGCCTTTTCCATGCTGGGCTTTGCCCTGTTGTGGAATCTTGGCTTGTGGGAACCGACCATGAGCACGCTGGCCCTGGTGCTTTCCGCAACCTTGCTTTCCGTGTTGCTGGGGGTTCCCTGCGGCATTCTGGCGGCGGTGTCGGGCTGGGGCAGGCAGATCATCATGCCCGTGCTGGATGTTATGCAGACCATGCCCGCATTTGTGTATCTTATTCCCGCCATTCCCTTTTTCGGCATCGGCAAGGTAAGCGCAGTGGTGGCAACAGTGGTCTTTTCCGTGCCGCCAGCCATTCGCCTTACCTGCCTGGGCATCAGGCAGATTCCCGCAGACCTTGTGGAATGCGCCGAAGCCTTTGGTCTCACGCGTGTGCAGCGTTTGCGCAAGCTTGAACTTCCCCTCGCCATGCCCACCATTGTGGCAGGCGTAAACCAAACGATCATGCTGGCACTTTCCATGGCGGTCATTGCCGCCATGATTGGCGCGCGGGGCCTTGGCGGCGAAGTCTGGAAAGCAATTCAGAGATTGCAGATAGGAAATGGCTTTGAAGCCGGGCTTGGAATTGTTATCGTGGCAATCACACTTGATCGCCTCTTTCGTGCGTTGGCGCAAAAATGCGCCGGACAAAACTAG
- a CDS encoding glycine betaine/L-proline ABC transporter ATP-binding protein, whose translation MAKISVKNLFKVFGPNPEHALQLASKGRSREDILRQTRSTVALRDVSLDIAERELLVVMGLSGSGKSTLLRCLNGLIMPTAGSVLVDDQDIMQMKPRELRRVRQRCFGMVFQNFALFPHRTVLQNAAFGLEAMGVGEPLRLKKSGEMLERVGLSQWANAYPRQLSGGMKQRVGLARALAMEPEVLLMDEAFSALDPLIRQEMQEELLTLQQDIHKTIIFITHDLNEAFRLGDRIVLLQDGAVVQTGTPEQILQSPVNNHVARFVASADVTHVLTAGGIMKRSEDWAVLGHDGPHSVLRKMAAHSISSLFVLDAQRRFAGILYAADAERMVAEGKADIAAITQRDITTVAPSTPIAEVMPIMAELPYPLAVVDDRQKLQGVIVRGLLLAAMVEGMEAGGQNAA comes from the coding sequence ATGGCGAAGATTTCCGTCAAGAATCTGTTCAAGGTCTTTGGGCCAAACCCGGAGCATGCCCTTCAGCTGGCATCCAAGGGGCGTTCCCGCGAAGATATTTTGCGGCAGACACGCTCCACCGTGGCGCTGCGTGATGTTTCCCTCGATATAGCTGAGCGTGAGCTGCTCGTGGTCATGGGGCTTTCCGGCAGCGGCAAGTCCACACTGCTGCGCTGCCTCAACGGGCTCATCATGCCCACGGCTGGTTCCGTGCTGGTGGATGATCAGGACATCATGCAGATGAAGCCGCGCGAGCTGCGTCGTGTGCGGCAGCGCTGCTTTGGGATGGTTTTTCAGAATTTTGCCCTTTTCCCACACCGCACTGTGCTGCAAAATGCGGCCTTTGGCCTTGAGGCCATGGGGGTGGGCGAGCCCCTGCGCCTGAAAAAAAGCGGCGAGATGCTTGAGCGCGTGGGCCTTTCTCAATGGGCCAATGCCTATCCCCGGCAGCTTTCCGGTGGCATGAAGCAGCGGGTGGGCCTTGCCCGCGCTCTGGCAATGGAGCCGGAAGTGCTGCTCATGGACGAAGCCTTCAGCGCGCTTGATCCGCTTATCCGGCAGGAAATGCAGGAGGAACTCCTGACGCTCCAGCAGGATATCCACAAAACCATCATCTTTATCACCCATGATCTGAACGAGGCCTTCCGACTTGGCGACCGCATTGTGCTGCTGCAGGACGGCGCGGTGGTGCAGACCGGCACGCCGGAGCAGATACTGCAATCGCCCGTTAACAATCACGTGGCCCGCTTTGTGGCCTCCGCCGACGTCACCCATGTGCTCACGGCGGGCGGCATCATGAAAAGGTCGGAAGACTGGGCCGTGCTGGGCCATGACGGGCCGCATTCCGTTTTGCGCAAGATGGCCGCGCATTCCATAAGCTCCCTGTTTGTTCTTGATGCGCAGCGGCGTTTTGCGGGCATTCTGTATGCCGCCGATGCCGAGCGCATGGTGGCCGAAGGCAAGGCGGATATTGCCGCCATCACCCAGCGCGACATAACAACCGTCGCGCCCTCGACCCCCATTGCAGAAGTGATGCCCATCATGGCTGAGCTTCCTTATCCGCTGGCAGTTGTTGACGATCGGCAGAAGCTTCAGGGCGTCATCGTACGCGGCCTGCTGCTGGCGGCAATGGTGGAGGGCATGGAAGCAGGAGGTCAAAATGCTGCCTAG
- a CDS encoding Y-family DNA polymerase — MSFTSSDSPASLWALVDCNNFYASCEKLFRPDLADRPVVVLSNNDGCIVSRSAEAKALGIPMGAPEFKLRSQLRALNVAVFSSNYALYGDISARVVDILEQCCAQVEPYSIDESFLRLEAPHRANLPEFCRDVRQRIQRWTGITVSVGVGATRTLAKIATHVAKKHPSYGGVFSLARQERDIDRVLAGTPVEDVWGVGRRQARRLWAEGICTALHLKNADDIMLRRLLTVTGWRTALELRGVPCLGNDTAPVARKTLMSTRSFAQRIHDKAMLAQALSTFAVRAATRLRREGLVASGLGVHIRTARPGQAAVGERLYDQSAQCPLPIPTADSQMFIRTALEGLERIFLPGFAYAKAGVMLYGLERADAVQGSLLALAAGLESGGDGRRQSLMRSLDNINNRFGRDTVIFGAQGMGEAPWHMRQEHRSPRLTTCWDELPLARC; from the coding sequence ATGTCGTTCACAAGCTCTGATTCACCTGCGTCCCTGTGGGCGCTGGTGGACTGCAACAATTTTTACGCCTCGTGCGAAAAACTGTTCCGGCCCGATCTTGCCGACCGCCCTGTGGTGGTGCTTTCCAACAACGATGGCTGCATTGTGTCGCGCTCGGCTGAGGCCAAGGCGCTGGGCATTCCTATGGGCGCGCCGGAATTCAAGCTGCGTTCCCAGTTGCGCGCGCTGAACGTGGCGGTATTTTCCTCCAATTACGCGCTGTACGGCGATATTTCCGCGCGGGTAGTCGATATTCTGGAGCAATGCTGCGCTCAGGTGGAGCCGTACTCCATTGATGAATCCTTTTTGCGCCTTGAGGCCCCCCATCGGGCCAACCTGCCCGAATTCTGCCGCGATGTGCGGCAACGCATCCAGCGCTGGACGGGGATCACAGTTTCCGTCGGGGTTGGAGCAACGCGCACCCTTGCCAAGATTGCCACACATGTGGCCAAAAAGCATCCGTCCTACGGGGGGGTGTTTTCCCTGGCACGGCAAGAGCGTGATATCGACCGAGTGCTTGCGGGTACGCCCGTTGAGGATGTTTGGGGCGTGGGGCGGCGGCAGGCGCGGCGCTTGTGGGCCGAGGGCATCTGCACGGCCCTGCATCTGAAAAACGCTGACGATATCATGCTGCGCCGTCTGCTCACCGTGACGGGCTGGCGCACGGCTCTGGAATTGCGCGGCGTTCCCTGCCTCGGCAACGATACAGCTCCTGTGGCGCGCAAAACGCTCATGTCCACGCGTTCTTTTGCACAGCGCATCCACGACAAGGCCATGCTGGCGCAGGCGCTTTCCACCTTTGCCGTGCGCGCGGCCACGCGGCTGCGGCGCGAGGGTCTTGTGGCCAGCGGGCTTGGCGTTCACATCCGCACGGCGCGCCCCGGTCAGGCGGCAGTGGGGGAGCGGCTTTACGACCAGTCAGCCCAGTGCCCCCTGCCTATTCCTACGGCTGACAGCCAGATGTTCATCCGCACGGCGCTGGAAGGGCTGGAGCGCATATTTTTACCCGGTTTTGCCTATGCGAAGGCCGGAGTGATGCTCTACGGCCTTGAACGGGCCGATGCGGTGCAGGGCAGTTTGTTGGCCCTTGCGGCCGGGCTTGAATCCGGCGGTGATGGACGGCGGCAGAGCCTCATGCGCTCGTTGGACAATATCAATAACCGTTTTGGCCGCGATACGGTTATCTTTGGCGCGCAGGGCATGGGCGAGGCCCCTTGGCATATGCGGCAGGAACACCGCTCCCCCCGCCTCACAACCTGCTGGGATGAACTCCCGCTTGCCCGCTGCTGA
- the umuD gene encoding translesion error-prone DNA polymerase V autoproteolytic subunit produces MAFISSSLELLAPAAVISDHRAGLPLYLAPVEAGFPSPAEDYLDCKLDLHRYMVRNEAATFFLRAHGESMLGAGIHDGDLLVVDRSVEAGHRKVVIAALEGELTVKRLLRREGRVLLAPENPRFDPIDITESEFVHIWGVVTYVVHKL; encoded by the coding sequence ATGGCTTTCATTTCGTCTTCGCTGGAACTGCTGGCTCCGGCAGCGGTCATTTCTGACCACAGGGCGGGGCTGCCCCTGTATCTTGCGCCCGTGGAGGCGGGTTTTCCTTCTCCGGCGGAGGATTACCTCGACTGCAAGCTGGATCTGCACAGGTACATGGTGCGCAATGAGGCTGCCACCTTCTTTTTGCGCGCGCATGGGGAATCCATGCTGGGGGCGGGTATCCATGACGGAGACCTGCTGGTGGTTGACCGCTCGGTAGAGGCCGGGCACCGCAAGGTGGTTATCGCCGCGCTGGAAGGGGAGCTGACCGTCAAGCGTCTGCTGCGCCGCGAAGGGCGCGTCTTGCTTGCCCCCGAGAACCCCAGGTTTGACCCCATCGATATCACAGAAAGCGAATTCGTGCATATATGGGGCGTTGTCACCTATGTCGTTCACAAGCTCTGA
- a CDS encoding helix-turn-helix transcriptional regulator, giving the protein MPEKSDFKETLQRLMQALSVVSDAELARSLGITPQSVSGARKRGEVPPAWIQTCAAQTGVNAHWLFFGSGPMRLPEAADGELPSIQADCETDLISVPLAEARLSAGTGSLEVNSHSQGSYAFRGDFLRRKGNPRRMVLMRVSGDSMVPEIFDNDLVLLDRGQTEISPGRLYAVGFEDAIYIKRIDKLPGKIVLNSVNPAYPPVSLDLRGDCADQFRVIGRVLWSGREYR; this is encoded by the coding sequence ATGCCTGAAAAATCAGACTTCAAAGAAACATTGCAAAGGCTTATGCAAGCCCTCAGCGTGGTGAGCGATGCGGAACTGGCAAGGTCGCTGGGCATCACCCCGCAATCAGTGAGCGGAGCGCGCAAACGCGGCGAAGTGCCGCCTGCGTGGATTCAGACCTGCGCCGCCCAGACAGGCGTAAACGCCCACTGGCTTTTTTTTGGCAGCGGCCCCATGCGGCTGCCGGAAGCGGCAGATGGCGAACTGCCCAGCATTCAGGCGGATTGCGAGACGGATCTCATCAGTGTGCCGCTGGCGGAAGCGCGGCTCTCTGCCGGAACGGGCAGTCTTGAGGTCAACAGTCACAGCCAAGGCAGCTATGCCTTCAGAGGCGATTTTTTACGCCGCAAGGGCAACCCCCGGCGTATGGTGCTCATGCGTGTTTCTGGCGACAGCATGGTGCCGGAAATTTTTGACAACGATCTGGTGCTGCTGGATCGGGGCCAGACGGAAATCAGCCCGGGGCGGCTTTATGCCGTTGGCTTTGAAGACGCCATCTATATAAAACGCATTGATAAACTTCCCGGCAAGATTGTTCTGAACAGCGTCAACCCGGCCTATCCGCCTGTGAGCCTTGACCTGCGCGGCGACTGCGCCGACCAGTTCAGGGTTATTGGCCGCGTGCTGTGGTCTGGAAGGGAATACAGGTAA
- a CDS encoding lysozyme inhibitor LprI family protein — translation MSSARRSFATFFANLAAFSALCAVLLVAHPALAAEAAPQAAPPVQQDASAAAAADSPDQQDSALPAENLFSQTYQACMDEAAGVTTGMQDCMSAEQERLETRLNAQRARVAATLNPERAKAFNDALNAWDALRKSGSLAMFDPNGGTLSPLMASLWYLEQTARMARWVDVLQESAEQ, via the coding sequence ATGTCGTCTGCTCGTCGATCCTTTGCAACGTTCTTTGCCAATCTTGCCGCATTCAGTGCGCTCTGTGCCGTGCTGCTTGTTGCCCACCCCGCCCTTGCCGCAGAGGCCGCGCCGCAAGCGGCGCCCCCGGTGCAGCAGGACGCCAGCGCCGCCGCTGCCGCCGACAGCCCTGACCAGCAGGATTCCGCCCTCCCGGCAGAGAATCTGTTCAGCCAGACCTATCAGGCCTGCATGGACGAAGCTGCTGGGGTGACAACCGGCATGCAGGACTGCATGAGTGCGGAACAGGAACGCCTTGAAACCCGCCTGAACGCGCAACGCGCGCGCGTTGCCGCCACCCTGAACCCGGAACGCGCCAAGGCTTTTAATGACGCCCTGAACGCGTGGGATGCCCTGCGCAAGAGCGGCTCCCTTGCCATGTTTGACCCCAACGGCGGCACCCTTTCGCCGCTTATGGCTTCGCTCTGGTATCTGGAACAAACTGCCCGCATGGCGCGCTGGGTTGACGTCTTGCAGGAAAGCGCCGAGCAGTAG
- a CDS encoding LysE family translocator, which produces MELLLFCKSMLLGLAVAAPLGPIGVLCINRALVRGFWAGVAGGLGTALADAIYASLAAIGFSTLTATLATLAPWLKLAGGLFMLWLGWKSLRPNPRRAAEPARTSEFRGLSGTIAATFLLTLTNPVTIFSFAALFAGLGLTDSPGATNALAVVAGVFLGSLLWWFLLSGGVALAQRRLPEGFSLCVSRMSGVVLMGFGFYALGSLLYTIILQP; this is translated from the coding sequence ATGGAACTCCTGTTATTCTGTAAAAGCATGCTTCTTGGCCTGGCCGTGGCAGCTCCCCTTGGCCCCATCGGCGTATTGTGCATAAACCGCGCGCTTGTGCGAGGCTTTTGGGCTGGAGTAGCCGGAGGGCTGGGAACGGCCCTGGCCGATGCAATCTACGCGAGCCTTGCGGCGATCGGCTTTTCAACCTTAACGGCAACATTGGCAACGCTTGCCCCGTGGCTCAAGCTTGCAGGCGGTCTGTTCATGCTGTGGCTTGGCTGGAAAAGCCTGCGACCAAATCCCCGGCGGGCGGCAGAGCCTGCCCGCACCAGTGAATTCAGGGGACTCTCCGGCACTATCGCCGCAACATTTCTTCTTACGCTCACCAACCCGGTGACCATCTTCTCTTTTGCGGCACTGTTCGCTGGCCTCGGCTTGACCGACTCGCCGGGGGCGACCAATGCCCTTGCCGTTGTTGCGGGAGTGTTTCTGGGGTCTTTGTTGTGGTGGTTCTTGTTGAGCGGTGGGGTTGCGCTGGCTCAGCGCCGCTTGCCCGAAGGATTTTCCCTTTGCGTATCACGAATGTCCGGGGTGGTCCTCATGGGTTTCGGTTTTTATGCGCTCGGTTCTCTGCTTTACACGATAATTCTGCAACCTTGA
- a CDS encoding MFS transporter, with the protein MNQSPESLPAASGKKILLSMGTTYAMGTFNDNFFKQAALLLAASAGLESIQGIASAMFALPFVACSAWAGWLADRMPKNKMVIWSKFMELAAMLYGVWALVDMNWAGMVVVVFLMGLQSTIFSPALNGAIPENFPPQEVPRVNALLKLATTATILLGIAAGGVVLDLPEFSAVAAFIPQGEHGFGRLAVGAVAVFIAVIGLASAFGIGKSVVSVGANAPFPLLGPVHSVLHALECRRRDPHLFLTLAGEAFFYCLSSFALLCINNLGIIQLGFSLTVTSLLSVAMMIGICVGSVLAGRYEATSWRRIMVPAGAGLGLGLMLSGLAPLLPEALQFPWLFLLLTCSGVCGGLYLIPLVSFIQVRPAATEKGKTLGISNFSCFSGILLSGLIFAWLGKVPPAWLLAGSGLAALVFISWAAVRITRMFSCGKRFSLAGLCLRLLLGLRYRVTATGLEAISGPGPILFMPNHPALMDPIIVYSLLANHAPRPLADERQMEGPLGRLAAKALRAVLIPDAMKDGAKARQGVEAGMQAVLDALQAGDNVLLYPAGRIYRSARESLGGNSGAALILQKMPGLRVVLVRTTGLWGSTFGYGATGKAPHFGKVLLRGALAVVANLLFFTPRRPVTVEFVESDDLPRTGEKRVLNPWLEQFYNQAERPAQEFPRFFWQGSEPRILDAVPQNRTAEAADIPAEVRAAVYAALREAAGLPENQPLSDDMTLGGDLGLDSLALMDLALSLEGAQGATIANLEFLVTVRDCLLAASGQLGEINADAPAPAGWFAPAVGQKFAIPEHAATIADAFLTQMRSAPAQPLLADRASLRSRRDILMGALILARRLRTLPGERLGIMLPAAPAVVTVWLAALLAGKTPVLFNWTVGQANLRHCITITGVSHILSATALQERLERQGLGLASLPVQWVLLDKLAASLTIWEKLCGAFKARLLRNLEKYAVPETAAVLFTSGSESLPKAVPLSHANLLANARDIVEVLHLEPDDSVLAMLPPFHSFGLMVNIVLPLSLGIRAAFHPNPTEPGPLTALVRDYRLSLMAAPPTFLGAVLDRAAGTENLASLRCAFVGAEKCQDHVYRAFAAQCPHAALCEGYGVTECSPVVSVNRPGDIVCGTIGHAMPSVTLALVREEDGNICGRVEAGQTGMLLVRGPSIFGGYLSDAPSPFVEFEGQTWYRTGDLVRMDETGRLTFQGRLKRFVKIGGEMISLPQIESVLLEIFGKRGDAPEQGPALAVEATAEESGSAIMLFTPMALSLPEVNAALRGAGLSSLYAIKRIVKVEAIPLLGSGKTDYRTLKGSVDAV; encoded by the coding sequence ATGAATCAGTCGCCCGAATCTCTCCCGGCAGCCAGTGGAAAAAAAATACTGCTGAGCATGGGCACCACCTATGCCATGGGCACATTTAACGATAATTTTTTCAAACAAGCCGCATTGTTGCTTGCCGCCAGTGCGGGGCTTGAATCCATTCAGGGCATTGCCTCCGCCATGTTCGCCCTGCCGTTTGTGGCCTGTTCTGCCTGGGCAGGGTGGCTGGCAGATCGCATGCCCAAGAATAAGATGGTCATCTGGTCCAAATTTATGGAACTTGCGGCCATGCTCTATGGCGTGTGGGCGCTCGTGGATATGAACTGGGCCGGCATGGTGGTCGTGGTTTTTTTGATGGGCCTGCAATCCACAATATTCAGCCCCGCCCTTAACGGAGCCATTCCGGAAAACTTTCCTCCGCAGGAAGTGCCACGGGTCAATGCACTGCTCAAGCTGGCAACCACTGCAACCATTCTGCTGGGTATTGCCGCCGGCGGCGTTGTGCTGGATCTGCCCGAATTTTCTGCAGTTGCCGCATTCATCCCGCAGGGGGAGCATGGTTTTGGCCGACTGGCAGTGGGGGCTGTGGCTGTATTTATAGCTGTTATCGGGCTGGCCTCTGCCTTTGGTATTGGCAAAAGCGTTGTTTCTGTCGGGGCAAATGCTCCCTTTCCCCTGCTGGGTCCGGTGCATTCCGTGCTCCATGCGCTGGAGTGCCGCAGGCGTGACCCGCATCTGTTTCTCACGCTGGCAGGGGAGGCCTTTTTCTACTGCCTGTCGTCCTTTGCCCTGCTGTGCATCAATAATCTCGGCATCATCCAGCTGGGCTTTTCGCTTACCGTTACGAGCCTGCTTTCCGTGGCGATGATGATTGGCATATGCGTGGGTTCCGTTCTGGCCGGGCGGTACGAAGCCACAAGCTGGCGGCGCATTATGGTTCCGGCTGGCGCAGGGCTTGGCCTTGGCCTTATGCTTTCCGGCCTTGCCCCACTGCTGCCGGAGGCGCTGCAATTTCCCTGGCTTTTTCTGCTGCTGACGTGTTCCGGCGTTTGCGGCGGCCTGTACCTCATACCGCTTGTGAGCTTTATTCAGGTAAGGCCAGCCGCCACGGAAAAAGGAAAAACTCTGGGGATTTCCAACTTTTCGTGCTTCAGCGGCATCCTTCTTTCTGGTTTGATTTTCGCATGGCTGGGCAAGGTGCCGCCAGCATGGCTTTTGGCTGGCAGCGGTCTTGCGGCGCTGGTTTTCATCAGCTGGGCCGCAGTGCGAATTACCCGCATGTTTTCTTGCGGCAAGCGTTTCAGCCTTGCGGGGCTGTGTTTGCGCCTGCTGCTGGGCCTGCGCTACCGCGTGACCGCGACCGGGCTTGAAGCCATATCCGGCCCCGGCCCAATCCTGTTTATGCCAAATCACCCCGCGCTGATGGACCCTATTATTGTATATTCGTTGCTGGCGAATCATGCGCCGCGCCCCCTTGCAGACGAGCGCCAGATGGAAGGCCCGCTTGGACGGCTGGCGGCAAAGGCCCTGCGTGCAGTGCTTATTCCCGACGCCATGAAGGATGGAGCCAAGGCGCGACAGGGCGTTGAGGCTGGTATGCAGGCCGTGCTGGATGCCTTGCAGGCCGGGGACAACGTATTGCTGTACCCCGCAGGGAGGATTTATCGCTCAGCAAGGGAAAGCCTTGGCGGCAATTCCGGGGCAGCGCTTATTCTGCAAAAAATGCCCGGCCTGCGTGTGGTGCTGGTGCGCACAACCGGATTGTGGGGCAGTACTTTTGGCTACGGAGCCACAGGCAAAGCCCCGCATTTTGGCAAGGTGCTGCTGCGTGGCGCACTGGCGGTAGTTGCCAATCTGCTGTTCTTCACCCCGCGTCGCCCCGTGACTGTGGAGTTCGTGGAGTCTGATGATCTGCCCCGCACGGGCGAAAAACGTGTGCTCAACCCCTGGCTGGAGCAGTTTTATAATCAGGCGGAGCGCCCGGCGCAGGAATTTCCCCGTTTTTTCTGGCAGGGAAGCGAGCCCCGGATTCTGGATGCCGTGCCGCAAAACCGAACGGCAGAGGCGGCGGATATTCCTGCGGAAGTGCGCGCCGCTGTGTATGCGGCCCTGCGTGAGGCGGCGGGCCTGCCGGAAAATCAGCCGCTCTCGGACGACATGACCCTTGGCGGCGATCTGGGGTTGGACAGCCTGGCCCTCATGGATCTTGCCCTCAGCCTTGAAGGCGCGCAGGGCGCAACCATCGCAAATCTGGAATTTCTGGTTACTGTGCGCGATTGCCTGCTGGCGGCGAGCGGTCAGCTCGGCGAGATCAATGCAGACGCCCCCGCGCCCGCAGGCTGGTTTGCGCCTGCCGTCGGTCAGAAGTTCGCCATACCCGAACACGCCGCAACCATTGCCGATGCCTTTCTGACCCAGATGCGTTCCGCCCCTGCCCAGCCATTGCTGGCTGACCGCGCAAGCCTGCGCAGCCGGAGGGACATCCTCATGGGCGCACTGATTCTGGCTCGCCGTTTACGGACGCTGCCCGGCGAGCGCCTGGGTATCATGCTGCCCGCCGCGCCAGCGGTGGTTACGGTGTGGCTTGCCGCACTGCTGGCAGGCAAGACGCCTGTGCTGTTCAACTGGACGGTGGGGCAAGCCAACCTCCGTCACTGCATTACTATAACCGGGGTCAGCCATATTCTCAGCGCGACGGCCTTGCAGGAACGGCTGGAACGTCAGGGGCTGGGCCTTGCATCCCTGCCTGTGCAGTGGGTGCTGCTGGACAAGCTGGCGGCATCGCTGACCATCTGGGAAAAACTCTGCGGCGCGTTCAAAGCCCGCCTGCTGCGCAATCTGGAAAAATACGCGGTGCCGGAAACAGCGGCGGTGCTCTTTACATCCGGCTCGGAATCTCTGCCCAAGGCCGTGCCCCTGAGCCACGCCAATCTTCTCGCCAATGCCCGCGACATTGTGGAGGTGCTGCACCTTGAGCCGGACGACAGCGTGCTTGCCATGCTGCCGCCATTCCATTCCTTCGGCCTTATGGTGAATATTGTATTGCCCCTGTCGCTGGGCATCCGGGCGGCCTTCCACCCCAACCCCACAGAGCCCGGCCCGCTGACGGCTTTGGTGCGCGATTACAGACTCTCGCTCATGGCCGCGCCGCCAACCTTTCTTGGGGCAGTGCTTGACCGGGCAGCAGGGACAGAAAATCTGGCAAGCCTGCGCTGCGCCTTTGTGGGGGCGGAGAAATGCCAGGACCACGTCTACCGCGCTTTTGCCGCGCAATGTCCGCACGCCGCGCTTTGTGAGGGCTATGGCGTTACGGAATGCTCCCCGGTGGTTTCCGTCAACAGGCCGGGCGACATTGTGTGCGGAACCATAGGCCACGCAATGCCGTCGGTAACACTGGCCCTGGTGCGCGAAGAAGACGGCAATATCTGCGGGCGTGTGGAGGCGGGGCAGACCGGCATGCTTCTGGTGCGCGGCCCCAGCATCTTCGGCGGTTATCTGAGTGATGCGCCCTCGCCCTTTGTGGAGTTTGAAGGTCAAACATGGTACCGCACAGGCGACCTTGTGCGCATGGATGAAACTGGCCGCCTGACCTTTCAGGGGCGGCTCAAGCGCTTTGTGAAGATTGGCGGAGAAATGATTTCTCTGCCGCAGATCGAATCCGTACTGCTCGAAATATTCGGCAAGCGGGGCGACGCGCCGGAGCAAGGCCCAGCGCTGGCTGTTGAAGCCACAGCGGAAGAAAGCGGCTCGGCAATTATGCTCTTCACCCCGATGGCACTCTCCTTGCCGGAAGTGAATGCCGCCCTGCGCGGGGCGGGGCTTTCATCCTTGTATGCCATAAAGCGCATTGTGAAGGTGGAGGCGATCCCCTTGCTGGGCAGCGGAAAAACGGACTACAGGACGTTGAAAGGGAGTGTTGACGCGGTTTAG